The genomic DNA CGCCCTTGAACCGCTTCATGGCGTCGGGATCGAACCCGAGCTCTTCGAGTTTCACCTTCAGATTCTGCTTGTCGAGGATACGGATGACGATCTTCTCGCCGAGAAGCGTCGGCATGCTCGAGACGCGGAGATCGATCTCGCGTCCCTCAGCAACGATCCGCACGCGCCCCTCCTGGGGCAGGCGCTTCTCAGCGATATCCATACGACCAATGACCTTGACTCGAGAGACGATGGCAGCGTGCATGCCCTGAGGCGGCTTCATCAGGTCTCTGAGCATGCCATCCTTGCGGTAGCGGATGCGGGTGCCCCGCTTGTCGGGCTCGATGTGGATGTCGCTCCCGCGATCCTTGACGGCGGTGAGCAACGCCACGTTCACAAGGTTGACGATCGGGCTCCCGGCGACGAGCTTGTCGAGATCGGTCGCTGGTCCTTCGTCTACGGTCTCTCGCTCGACAACCTCAACATCCTGCTCGGCGAGCGACGTCAGGAACGCATCGACATCGACGTTGCCGCCCGCGTATTTCTTGACATACTCGCGAATGTTCGCTTCAAGGGCCAGAACGGGCCGGATCTTGCGGCACTTGGTCAGTTGCCGCAGACGGTCGATCGTCGGCAGACTCTGCGGCTCGGCCATCGCGACCGTCAGTGTGTCGCGAACCTTGAACATGGGAATCGCGTGGAGGCGTTCGGCCTCTTCCTCACCGACGAGCGACAACAATGTGGGGTCGATCAGGCCGTGGCGAAGGGTCACGCACCGAGTGCCGAGGCACTTTGAGAGCGCCCTGACGAGTGTCTGCTGAGAGATCACGCCCTGTGTGACGAGCATCTCCCCGAGCATCTGGCCGCTGCTGCGTTGCTCGGTAAGGGCGCGGGTGAGCTGGCTCTCCGTGATCGCGCCGTCCGCGACGAGGAGTTCGCCGACTCTTGGCTTGGAGCCGCCTTCGCTCACAGGAAGCTCCTGACTGCGCTCGACACATCCTCGAACTGTTCGAGGGAATCGAGGATCTCGGTCAGATCCAACGCCTCACGAACCGTCTCGCAGACGCCGCACACTCGCAGCGACTGGCCCATGTCAGCGAGCTCCTCGGCGAGATCCAGGATGGCTTCGAGCCCTTTGGAGTCAAGGAACGGCACGTCTGATGCGTCGATGATGAGGCGCCCGAGTGTGCGCTGTGATGCGCCGCGCACCGCGGCGGCGAACACTCCGGCATCCTGCTGCGCGATCGGTCCACGCGGCCTGATGACCGTGACTGCGCCGTGGGCTTGTTCATCGATCTTCATACGTGTGCTCCTCCGATCATGCCGCCGCTCTGGCCGGGAGCGTGATGGTGAACGTGCTGCCCTTGTTGTCCTCTGACTTGAGCCCGATGTCGCCCCCGTGCAGTCTTACGACGTCGCGAGCGAGCGTGAGCCCGAGGCCGGTGCCCGTGATGTTCGCGATGCGAGTGTCCTTGGCTCGGTAGAACTTGTCGAAGATCAGGCCCTGCTCCTCCTGCTTGATGCCGATGCCGGTGTCCTCGACAGCGATGCGAACCTCATCCTGCTCCCACGCCACCTTGACCGCGACCGAGCCCCCCTCAGGCGTGTACTTGAGGGCGTTGGCAACAATGTTGTGGATCGCAAGCGAGAGCTTGTCGCGATCTCCCTTGATGACCGGGAGCTTGGGCGGCAGCTCGAATTTCAAGGCAATGTGCTTGTCCTTCGCCTGGGCGACATAGTCGCGAGAGACATCGTCGAGGAGTTGTGAGAGTCGGACATCACCGGTCTGTATGGACATCGAGCCGGACTCGATCTCCGCCACGCTGAGCATGTCCTGGACCAGTCGTTCGAGTCGCTGCGATTCGTTGTTGATGACGTTCAATGCCTCCGACCTCACCTCGCGATCCTCTTCGGATGCGTCGATCGCCTGCTCCACATAGAGCCGGATGTTCGTGAGCGGCGTCCGCAGCTCGTGTGCCGCTTGGGCGACGAACGAGTGTCGGGCATCCTCTGCAGCGCGCTGCTGCGTGACATCCTCGATCATGACGAGCGCTGCTGCGCCATCTTCACGACGGATTGGCCTGACAGAGACGCGGAGGATTGTGCGTCCCTCGGACTTCCGCACCTCGAATGAGGCGCGACGACGTGCGCTCCCGGTGATGGCCGCTCGAATGGCGTCGTCGATCTCTGGGCTTGCGAAGCGTCCCTCGATCGAGCTTCCGACCACCTGCTCCCGGGGTGCTTCGAGGAGCAAGCCGGCCGCGCCGTTCGCGTAGGTCGCGTTCATATCCTCACCAACAAGAACAATGCCCTGCCACATGGCGTCGAGTGCGCCCGAAGAGACCTCCGCGGTGGCGCCTCCTCCTCTGCGAGTGCTGGTTGTGGCAACAACCGCCTCCGCGTCTTTACGCACTTCCCACTCGGCACGCTGGTCGAGCACTCTCCCCCATGCCTCTGCCACCTCTCCAAACGCAGAAGAGAGACGCACGGCCTCAGTGCTGGTCTCGCCACGCCCGAGCGCGAGCACGGCATCGCAGATCACGCCTTGTCTCGAGACCCTGCGCCGGATGCCCCGGTAGAGCGTCCACAGAACCGCGGCACCCGCGGCTCCCGCGAGTCCGATACCCGAAGCGGCCTCGATCCACGATGCGTTGCTGAAGAGAAAGCCCTCGGCGTTCCCGCGCGGCGAGGTGGCGACGAGTGTGAGCGCGCCACGACCGGGCACGATCACGGGGAACGACCGCGAGTCCGCCATGCTGGCAACGCTCTCCGAAGGCCATGAATCCGGAAGCTCCACGACCGTGATCTCACCGGGGTCGCTCGACGCGACGACCTGACCGTCGCCGATCAGGAGTTGGCAGGATCCGAGCCGACCGCTTGAGACGCTCTCAGCGACCAGCCGTCGCAACGCGCTGAGCCGGCCTTGCTCGATCAGTTCTTCCGCGGCACTCGCGAGCGTCTGGCCCGCAGCGTCGACCCTGTCGATCGCGCGGACGCGATCGAGGCGGTCGATCTCCATCGTGGCGATGGCTGCCGCTGCGACCGTCACACCGGCGACCACGCCGAGCATGGCGAGTCCGACGCCGGCGACGTCGCGTTCGCCCACGGAGAGCCCGCGGCTGGCGAGACGCATGAATGTGGTGTCGGCAAGTACCAGTTTCTTGGGCATGTCCGAGAACCCCTCAGCCCGAACATCGGGCGCAATCGGGGTGATCGGACATCGTGGAGGCCCCATCCATCTCAACTCAGGATGTTCCCGGTCCGCCGGGTCGAGCGGGGCGGCATGGTCCGACCCTGACGCGGCGTGTGGCCCGATAACCAAAGAAGCCCCGGGATGATTCCCGGGGCTTCAACGGTGAAGTGGGCGCGGAGGGATTCGAACCCCCGTAGGCATAAGCCAGCGGATTTACAATCCGCCCCGTTTGACCACTCCGGCACACGCCCAAGACAAACCAGAGGTCCCGAGCATCCATTTCGGCACGCTCGGGGGAGAAAGATAGCCGGTTTCCCCCCCGAACGGCAATCATCCCCCCCGGAATCTCTCGTTCAGCCCCATCGGCCCCGGAGATCGCCGCCGGCAAGATTCTGGATCGGACCGAGCACGACGGCGTCTCGCCCCTTCATTGAAGCGATCGGCACGAGCCCTCCATCGGAGATCGCTTCCAGAGCTCGTTCGGCGAGGAAGCACTCCGCACAGGGCAGCGCGTGGCTTCCAGCGGCGTCTTTCCACGAAGTGTGCGGAAGGTCGCCGACCACGCAGGGAGAGCCGAGTTGCATCGCATCACCATTCTCGATCCACCCCTCGACAATGAGCCGGAGGAGGAGCCACGCACCCCCGGCCCAGCACATCTCGGCATGTCCCGCGGCGTTCCCGCGTTCGTGTGCGTCGAGTTCCTCGAACGTGAATCGGTCGATCGGATCAGACCAAAGGCCGTATGGTCTCCTCGCGAGCCATCGGGGCATCGCCGCAGCGAGCCGCGAAGATTCCGGCGAGGTCTTGAGTCGATTCCATGACTCCCACCAGGGTTGCTGCTTCGGGCTGCTCCATCTTGCCGGGTCGGTTTCGATCGCGAATCCGGGGCATCCTACAAACGCAGCGTCCACGCTCAGAAGCAGCGTCGCGTTGACCGTGGCGGCGAGACGTGAGAGGGCATGAACGGTGTTCAGATCTGATTCGGAGGCACGCAAGGGCTCGACAAGCAGGATCACATCGACGGGTCCGGCCGATTCCGCGTCATCCCCTGCGAGCGTCGACTGAATCACGGAAAGATCGGTGCTCAGCAGTTGCTCGAGACGCGATGCATCTGCGGAGAGCACTTCGTACCCGACTTCATCCTCGCTCCACGCGTTGCTCAGCACGTTGTGGAGGGCTCTCCATGCAGATTCCACCCGAGCGAATCGCGGGCTGCGCAGCACGGCTTTCATCATCGTTGTGAGACGACGATCGATGGATCGGATGGCATCGGCCGCTTCTGCCCCCGCGCCGGCACTGCCGCCCGGGCCGCTGCCCACAATCTTCTGGATAAACGACTGGATATCGACGCCCTGAGGCGCGGCTGGCTTTGATCCAGCATTGGTGGACTTGCCGAGCAAGGCCGCGAGGTCGTTGCCTCCGGTATCAGTTTGGGCTTGATCCGGCTGCTGTGGTGCTGGCGGCTCATCCGAGGGTGCTTCGCTCGCGAGCAGCCCGAGCCCCTTGGCTTCGGCGATGGCCTCAACCGTGTTCGCGGGATCCTTGATTCGCTTCCGAAGCCCGATGAGCCGGCTCATCCAGGGCAGTTGCTCCGTGATGGAGTCGGGATGGAAATCATCGATGGATCGCACGCGCAGATTTCGCCGCTCCCCCTCCCACTCGAACTCCAGCTCGATTCCCAGACGCGAGATGGCCTGGTCGATCTCTGCCGGTTGAATTGCGACCGCGGACTGCTTCCCCGATCCAAAGTCCCCGAGGAGGAGAACCCTCAGCGGCCTCTCCCTGTCATCGGGACGGTGGTCGCCTCCCCCGGAGGACCTGAATCCCATATCGAACCCCATACCGCCGCGCATACCGGACATTCTGTCTACTCCCTGGTGTGTTCACCCGTGGATTCTGCCGATCCCAGTCTAACTCCAAACGATTCCACAGGCCCGTCGCCCTCAGAACAGATATATTCAGGTTGATAATTGGCGACCCGGGGAATGAGTCCGTGCCGAAGATCTTCACCCTCCAACTCTCTGACTCCACCGGCAAGGCCGATCGGCTCACCTTGCGATTTTCGGGTCCTGAGGCCACGCTCGCTCTCGGGTCAGACCCGGGCGTGGAACTGCGACTCCAGAACCCCGGCGTTGAACCCAAGCAGTGCGTGTTCCGACTTCTCGACCCGGAAACGCTGTGTGTAGAGGATGCTTCCTCTGCAAGCTCCACAAAGTTGAATGGACGTCCGACCTCGGGCGTAGAGATGATCGGCGAAGGCGACTGGATCGAGTTCGCGGATCTGCTCATCGAGGTTGTGGCCGAGTCGGTCGCGAATCCCTACAGCTCGCCGCCTGCCGCCGCGTCGAATGCGGCCCAGCCGACAAAGACGAGTGAGGCAAAGCCCGAGTCGATCCCGGCGACCAGTCCCGATACCCGAGCCAAGGAATCCCTAGAGCCAGCACCAGCGTCGACGCCCACGCCTCCCAAAGCGGCGACCGCCCCGCCCGCTCCTCCACCTTCAGCATCCCAGTCGAAGCCCGCATCCGGAATGGGAAGTCGGCCCGGTTCCAAGATTCCGATTCCGGGCGGGCCGGTGCCGAAGTCATCGATATCGAGAGCGGACACGCCGCGCCCTGCAATCCCACGCATCGAGATCCCTCGCACTCGTCCGATTTCTTCGGTGCCTGCGAGGCCTGCCCCCGCACCGCCGAGCGGGAAGTCCACGCCACCTCCAGAGATCATCTCGCCTCAGCCGGTGCTGCCGAAGCGAACCGAGCCGGTTGCAATGTCCCCTGACCATCAGGGACCGAGTGCGACACAAGCCAAGTCCGAGTCACCCGCTCCCCCACCACCTGTCTCACCCCCACCGCCAGAGCCCGTGGCGAGTGAGCCCGATCTCCCGGTCGCGCCAGTGCCGGACGAGCCATCTCCCGCGACCGATGCGCGAGTCTCGGAATCCGCACCGCAGGTCTCCTCGCCAGGGTCGGATTCATCGCGCCCCCGTCAGGCTACGCTTCGTCCCGCGACCCGTCCGCCCTCAAACGGGCCGCGGCTCGCGCCGCTCTCGCAACCCCCACGCTCGATGTCACCGGCCGCACCGGCCGAGCCACCTCAGAATCCACTCGTGTCGCGCGGGATGAGCCAGCTTCGAGCAGAACTGAGCCAGCAGACGCAGCCCTATACCGACGAGCACCTGCGGGCGGTTGTCGAGCGTGGGCGCAGCAACGCGAACACGCTCGGCTTCACGGCCGAGGATCACGTGCTGAGCTTTCTGAAGTGCGTGATTCTCGTGGGTGATGAGCTCGGCTCGAGCGACTCGAAGTACCCTGACGTGTATTTCTCGCTGAACCTGCCGGGCAAGCCGCCCCAGGTGCGGATCGAGCGAGCGTTGAAGATCGCGCAGCGAGTGAACGCCCGGGGCGGGATCGGCCTTGTACCGGTTCCGGGTTTCGACAACCCGGACGAGCGTCCGACGTCGGAGATCCGCGTTCAGCCGTCGCAGTCGCCATCGGGGCCTGCTCCCGGCGCGCCTTCCTACGTGCGTGGAGTCTCCGAGGAGATTCTCCCATCGGAGCGGCGGGTTCCGACCGTGCAGGTCTCCCGCCAAGGCCATCGGGAACGCGATGTCACGGATCCGATCGCGCCCTCCCCTTCGCACACGCCACAGGTCCAGGAGCCCGTAGCACACGATCCAAACAAGTTGCCGGAGATCGAGGGCTTCAAAGTCCTTGAGAAGATCGGCTCGGGCGGCATGGGCACGGTGTACCGTGCGTACCACCACCGGCTTGAGGTCGAGGTCGCGATCAAGGTCTTCAAGACGCTCCACCCGGAGGCGAAGACGCTCCTGTCTCGCGAGGCGCGTGCAGCGGCGCGGCTCCAGCACCCGAACATCGTGCAGGTTCTGGACTATCAGGAATTCGGGCGCGGCGCGTACTACGCGATGCAGCTCGTCAAGGGTGAGGATGCCCACGAACTGGTCCAGCGGGTCGCGGGGCGACTCGTGCACGATGCCGAGGCCGACGGCGTGGTGCGAGCGCTCGGCCTGACCAGCGACCAGCTCTCGCCCGAGGCCAGGTCGATCCTTCAGGGGAAGCTGCCGTGGCACCGACTGGTCGCGTGGTGGATGGCCGGCGTTGCGGATGGGCTTGATCGTGCCCATCGCGAGGGCATCGTCCATCGTGACATCAAGCCATCAAACCTGCTGCTCGCTCGCGATGGGCGTATGACGATCACGGACTTCGGGCTCGCGCTCCGACGCGACGATCCGACCGTGGGCGGCAACACGGCCAGGGCGGGCACGCCCCGGTACCTCTCGCCGGAGCGGATCGCCGACTGGGCTTCCGGATCGGATCTTTCCGGCATGGACGGCCGGATCGATGTCTGGGCTCTGGGCGCAACGATGTACGAGTTGCTCACATACAGGCCGGCATACGACGGTGCCCGCGAAGCGGTCATGCGTGACATCGTGACGCTCGACCCGCTTCCTCCATCGCAGGTGATCTGGGCCGTGCCTCAGGAACTCGACCGCATCTGCCTCCAGGCCATGAAGCGCAATCCCGAGGAGCGGTTCCAGCAAGCGGGCGAGATGGCCTCCGCGCTTCGCTCATGGCTCATGGGTGAGGGTCCGGCGACCAAGGCCCAGAGCCCCTCCGGCGGTATCGCGGGGTGGTTCAAGAAGGGGACTTGAGCGAGGCCGCGAGGTGACTCATGCGAGTGAGAATCATCACTCCTTGAACATCTTGAGCGGTCTAGGTCCCGCG from Phycisphaeraceae bacterium includes the following:
- a CDS encoding STAS domain-containing protein; the encoded protein is MKIDEQAHGAVTVIRPRGPIAQQDAGVFAAAVRGASQRTLGRLIIDASDVPFLDSKGLEAILDLAEELADMGQSLRVCGVCETVREALDLTEILDSLEQFEDVSSAVRSFL
- a CDS encoding serine/threonine protein kinase, coding for MSQLRAELSQQTQPYTDEHLRAVVERGRSNANTLGFTAEDHVLSFLKCVILVGDELGSSDSKYPDVYFSLNLPGKPPQVRIERALKIAQRVNARGGIGLVPVPGFDNPDERPTSEIRVQPSQSPSGPAPGAPSYVRGVSEEILPSERRVPTVQVSRQGHRERDVTDPIAPSPSHTPQVQEPVAHDPNKLPEIEGFKVLEKIGSGGMGTVYRAYHHRLEVEVAIKVFKTLHPEAKTLLSREARAAARLQHPNIVQVLDYQEFGRGAYYAMQLVKGEDAHELVQRVAGRLVHDAEADGVVRALGLTSDQLSPEARSILQGKLPWHRLVAWWMAGVADGLDRAHREGIVHRDIKPSNLLLARDGRMTITDFGLALRRDDPTVGGNTARAGTPRYLSPERIADWASGSDLSGMDGRIDVWALGATMYELLTYRPAYDGAREAVMRDIVTLDPLPPSQVIWAVPQELDRICLQAMKRNPEERFQQAGEMASALRSWLMGEGPATKAQSPSGGIAGWFKKGT
- a CDS encoding PAS domain-containing protein; the encoded protein is MPKKLVLADTTFMRLASRGLSVGERDVAGVGLAMLGVVAGVTVAAAAIATMEIDRLDRVRAIDRVDAAGQTLASAAEELIEQGRLSALRRLVAESVSSGRLGSCQLLIGDGQVVASSDPGEITVVELPDSWPSESVASMADSRSFPVIVPGRGALTLVATSPRGNAEGFLFSNASWIEAASGIGLAGAAGAAVLWTLYRGIRRRVSRQGVICDAVLALGRGETSTEAVRLSSAFGEVAEAWGRVLDQRAEWEVRKDAEAVVATTSTRRGGGATAEVSSGALDAMWQGIVLVGEDMNATYANGAAGLLLEAPREQVVGSSIEGRFASPEIDDAIRAAITGSARRRASFEVRKSEGRTILRVSVRPIRREDGAAALVMIEDVTQQRAAEDARHSFVAQAAHELRTPLTNIRLYVEQAIDASEEDREVRSEALNVINNESQRLERLVQDMLSVAEIESGSMSIQTGDVRLSQLLDDVSRDYVAQAKDKHIALKFELPPKLPVIKGDRDKLSLAIHNIVANALKYTPEGGSVAVKVAWEQDEVRIAVEDTGIGIKQEEQGLIFDKFYRAKDTRIANITGTGLGLTLARDVVRLHGGDIGLKSEDNKGSTFTITLPARAAA
- the tadA gene encoding Flp pilus assembly complex ATPase component TadA produces the protein MSEGGSKPRVGELLVADGAITESQLTRALTEQRSSGQMLGEMLVTQGVISQQTLVRALSKCLGTRCVTLRHGLIDPTLLSLVGEEEAERLHAIPMFKVRDTLTVAMAEPQSLPTIDRLRQLTKCRKIRPVLALEANIREYVKKYAGGNVDVDAFLTSLAEQDVEVVERETVDEGPATDLDKLVAGSPIVNLVNVALLTAVKDRGSDIHIEPDKRGTRIRYRKDGMLRDLMKPPQGMHAAIVSRVKVIGRMDIAEKRLPQEGRVRIVAEGREIDLRVSSMPTLLGEKIVIRILDKQNLKVKLEELGFDPDAMKRFKGVLKQPHGLVLVTGPTGSGKTTTLYSALDLLRSPEVNILTVEDPVEYQLDGVNQIQVQDQIGLGFARALRSILRQDPDIIMVGEIRDEETARVAVQAALTGHGVLATLHTNDAVGAVARLLDMHVEPYLLSSALNGVVAQRLARTICAACRTKYYPTPEVLADAGLASMVGRPFQKGGGCPQCHDSGFQGRLGVYEVVEITEQMRRLVHNRASSQMLREQAARDGAMSLRQSGVQLALAGKTSLEEVLRVTRTDDADSETPLSAAGAPKKEAA
- a CDS encoding type VI secretion system contractile sheath large subunit, translated to MSGMRGGMGFDMGFRSSGGGDHRPDDRERPLRVLLLGDFGSGKQSAVAIQPAEIDQAISRLGIELEFEWEGERRNLRVRSIDDFHPDSITEQLPWMSRLIGLRKRIKDPANTVEAIAEAKGLGLLASEAPSDEPPAPQQPDQAQTDTGGNDLAALLGKSTNAGSKPAAPQGVDIQSFIQKIVGSGPGGSAGAGAEAADAIRSIDRRLTTMMKAVLRSPRFARVESAWRALHNVLSNAWSEDEVGYEVLSADASRLEQLLSTDLSVIQSTLAGDDAESAGPVDVILLVEPLRASESDLNTVHALSRLAATVNATLLLSVDAAFVGCPGFAIETDPARWSSPKQQPWWESWNRLKTSPESSRLAAAMPRWLARRPYGLWSDPIDRFTFEELDAHERGNAAGHAEMCWAGGAWLLLRLIVEGWIENGDAMQLGSPCVVGDLPHTSWKDAAGSHALPCAECFLAERALEAISDGGLVPIASMKGRDAVVLGPIQNLAGGDLRGRWG